In Oscillatoria acuminata PCC 6304, a single window of DNA contains:
- a CDS encoding Uma2 family endonuclease produces MIANQDRNYMSPEEYLEWEAKHPLKHEYTNGEILAMTGGTIAHNEISVNLTTALKNHLRGKGCKVLMADSKLGVSESGPFYYPDVMVTCNEQDKRAKTMINFPCLIAEVLSPGTEGFDRGEKFQNYRQISTLREYLLVSADQKMVECFRLNEKGLWELSTYGEGDEIELTSVDFQVPLELIYEEVVFSEN; encoded by the coding sequence ATGATTGCCAATCAAGACCGGAATTATATGAGTCCAGAAGAATACTTAGAATGGGAAGCAAAACACCCCCTAAAACATGAATACACGAATGGCGAAATCCTTGCCATGACGGGGGGAACAATTGCTCATAATGAAATATCTGTTAATTTAACCACAGCACTCAAAAATCACCTCCGAGGAAAAGGGTGCAAAGTGTTAATGGCCGATTCCAAACTCGGGGTTTCTGAATCTGGCCCTTTTTACTATCCCGATGTCATGGTTACCTGTAATGAACAGGATAAACGTGCCAAAACTATGATTAACTTCCCTTGTTTAATCGCCGAAGTTCTCTCTCCAGGAACCGAGGGATTTGACCGAGGCGAAAAATTTCAAAACTATCGACAAATCTCCACCTTACGCGAGTATCTGCTAGTCAGTGCAGACCAAAAGATGGTCGAGTGTTTCCGATTGAATGAAAAAGGGTTATGGGAACTCTCTACTTATGGAGAAGGGGATGAAATAGAACTGACAAGTGTGGATTTTCAGGTTCCCTTAGAATTGATTTATGAAGAGGTTGTCTTTAGCGAAAACTAA
- a CDS encoding bZIP transcription factor has translation MRNATASGNLPTTPPTPSNQPYSPSVPISLYREVVAELQTAQERLDSLTTQNHQLVQQNRQLRQEIETVVQSAVHLQQVVDAWEPQSPPVNRSGDRTQRGEAPYSATPHLESGHPQLSGIPGSAVGSPFAMTDLGATPGTGEPLFTEQPETRPRRTTRPVKRSDLGGFGLIVMILLIVVTAFGAGYWIVRPLLMQQQR, from the coding sequence ATGCGAAATGCTACTGCCTCCGGCAATCTGCCGACAACCCCGCCCACTCCTTCTAATCAACCTTATTCTCCTTCGGTTCCCATCTCTCTGTATCGAGAAGTCGTCGCTGAGTTACAAACGGCACAGGAACGATTGGATTCCCTGACGACTCAAAATCATCAGTTAGTTCAACAAAATCGACAACTGCGCCAGGAAATTGAAACGGTAGTTCAATCTGCGGTGCATTTACAGCAGGTGGTGGATGCTTGGGAACCCCAGAGTCCCCCAGTGAACCGCAGTGGCGATCGCACCCAACGAGGGGAAGCGCCCTATTCCGCCACACCCCATCTGGAAAGTGGTCATCCGCAGCTTAGTGGGATTCCCGGTTCTGCGGTGGGTTCTCCCTTCGCCATGACGGATCTGGGTGCAACTCCGGGGACGGGAGAGCCTTTGTTTACTGAACAGCCGGAAACTCGTCCCCGTCGCACCACTCGTCCAGTGAAGCGATCGGACCTCGGGGGATTTGGGTTGATTGTTATGATCCTGCTGATTGTGGTGACTGCGTTTGGTGCCGGTTATTGGATTGTGCGTCCTTTATTAATGCAGCAGCAGCGTTAA
- the apcB gene encoding allophycocyanin subunit beta — MQDAITAVINSSDVQGKYLDNSALDKLKGYFQTGELRVRAATAISANAATIVKEAVAKSLLYSDVTRPGGNMYTTRRYAACIRDLDYYLRYATYAMLAADPSILDERVLNGLKETYNSLGVPIGATVQAIQAMKEVTAGLVGPDAGKEMGVYFDYISSGLS, encoded by the coding sequence ATGCAAGACGCAATTACTGCTGTTATCAACTCCTCTGACGTCCAAGGTAAGTACCTGGACAACTCCGCTCTTGACAAACTCAAGGGCTACTTCCAAACCGGCGAACTCCGCGTTCGTGCTGCAACCGCTATCAGCGCCAATGCAGCCACCATCGTTAAGGAAGCCGTTGCCAAGTCCCTGCTGTACTCGGATGTGACCCGTCCCGGTGGTAATATGTACACCACCCGTCGCTATGCAGCTTGCATTCGTGACCTCGACTACTACCTCCGTTATGCCACCTATGCGATGCTGGCGGCTGACCCCTCCATCCTCGACGAGCGCGTGCTCAATGGCTTGAAAGAAACCTACAATTCCTTGGGTGTGCCCATCGGTGCAACCGTGCAAGCAATCCAAGCCATGAAAGAAGTGACCGCCGGTTTGGTAGGTCCTGATGCCGGTAAAGAAATGGGCGTCTACTTCGACTACATCAGCTCTGGCTTGAGCTAA
- a CDS encoding FtsW/RodA/SpoVE family cell cycle protein has translation MQRLLIPVFDPAVKEWALEARLLRWLTFLWLFVGLAVLFSASYPSANAEFGDGLYYFKRQLIWVVVGLIGFNVLVYTPLRYIQGISDWAVIILLGLIWLTIVPGFGTTVNGATRWLKLGPALIQPSELIKPFLILQAARIFGNWNRLTWQVRINWLVIFAAVLLGILVQPNLSTTALCGMTIWLIALGSGLPFSYLGSTAFGGFLLALLSISIKEYQRRRVMSFLNPWADRFGDGYQLIQSLLAVGSGGTLGTGYGLSQQKLLYLPIQYTDFIFAVYAEEFGFVGSMVLMLLLGSYATVAVLVAYKTREIVPQLVAIGVMVVMIGQSLLNIGVATGALPTTGLPLPLFSYGGSSMIASLMCAGILIRVARESSTGEVVSLADKRRSRFGRGRRKR, from the coding sequence ATGCAACGCCTACTGATTCCCGTTTTCGATCCGGCTGTCAAAGAATGGGCCTTAGAAGCTCGATTGTTGCGATGGTTGACCTTCCTCTGGCTGTTTGTGGGGTTGGCGGTGCTGTTTTCCGCCTCCTATCCCAGTGCCAATGCTGAGTTTGGGGATGGACTTTACTATTTTAAACGGCAACTCATCTGGGTTGTGGTTGGCTTAATTGGCTTTAATGTCCTGGTTTATACCCCCCTGCGATACATTCAAGGGATTTCAGATTGGGCGGTAATTATCCTGCTGGGGTTGATTTGGCTGACGATCGTTCCGGGATTTGGGACCACGGTGAATGGAGCCACCCGGTGGTTAAAGTTGGGTCCAGCCTTGATTCAACCTTCGGAGTTGATTAAACCGTTTCTGATTTTGCAAGCGGCGCGCATTTTTGGCAACTGGAACCGCTTGACTTGGCAGGTCAGAATTAATTGGTTGGTGATTTTCGCGGCGGTCCTGTTGGGAATCTTGGTGCAGCCTAATTTGAGTACCACGGCCCTTTGTGGAATGACGATTTGGTTGATTGCGTTGGGGTCGGGGTTACCGTTTTCTTATTTGGGGAGTACGGCATTTGGAGGGTTCCTTCTGGCGCTGTTGAGTATTAGCATCAAGGAATATCAACGACGAAGAGTGATGTCGTTTTTAAATCCTTGGGCCGATCGCTTCGGAGATGGATATCAACTCATTCAAAGTTTGTTAGCAGTGGGGTCCGGGGGAACTTTGGGGACCGGGTATGGTTTGTCCCAACAAAAGTTGCTGTATTTACCGATTCAATACACGGATTTTATTTTTGCTGTGTATGCTGAGGAGTTTGGATTTGTCGGGAGTATGGTGCTGATGCTGCTGCTGGGGAGTTATGCAACAGTGGCGGTGTTGGTGGCGTACAAGACTCGGGAAATTGTGCCGCAGTTGGTGGCGATCGGGGTGATGGTGGTGATGATTGGACAGTCCCTGCTGAATATTGGGGTGGCGACGGGTGCTCTGCCGACGACGGGTTTACCCCTGCCTCTGTTTAGTTATGGGGGGAGTTCGATGATTGCCAGTTTGATGTGTGCGGGGATTTTGATTCGAGTGGCAAGGGAAAGTAGCACCGGAGAGGTGGTGTCGTTGGCGGATAAGCGGCGATCGCGCTTCGGCAGAGGACGGAGGAAGCGTTAG
- a CDS encoding phycobilisome linker polypeptide produces MRMFKVTACVPSQSRIRTQRELQNTYFTKLVPYDNWFKEQQRIMKMGGKIIKVQLATGKPGMNTGIS; encoded by the coding sequence ATGAGAATGTTCAAAGTGACGGCTTGCGTGCCAAGCCAAAGCCGGATTCGCACCCAGCGGGAATTACAAAATACCTATTTCACCAAGCTCGTTCCTTACGACAACTGGTTTAAAGAGCAGCAACGGATTATGAAAATGGGTGGCAAAATCATCAAAGTGCAGCTTGCCACTGGCAAACCCGGTATGAACACCGGCATATCTTAA
- a CDS encoding Uma2 family endonuclease: MIANQDRNYMSPEEYLEWEEKQPLKHEYINGEVIAMTGGTIAHAMVASNLFYQLKSHLRGGPCRPFIFDAKVGISEAGPFHYPDVMVTCTEQDKLAKNVIKFPCLIAEVLSPETEGFDRGQKFQNYRQISTLREYVLVSANQKMVECFRLNEKGLWELSTYGERDEIELASLDFRVPLELIYEEVVFSEN, translated from the coding sequence ATGATTGCCAATCAAGACCGGAATTATATGAGTCCAGAGGAATACTTAGAATGGGAGGAAAAACAACCCCTCAAACATGAATATATAAATGGCGAAGTTATTGCCATGACGGGGGGAACAATTGCTCATGCAATGGTCGCTAGTAATTTATTTTATCAGTTAAAATCTCATTTGAGAGGGGGGCCTTGTCGGCCATTTATTTTTGATGCCAAGGTTGGGATTTCTGAAGCTGGTCCATTCCACTATCCCGATGTCATGGTCACCTGTACTGAACAGGATAAACTTGCCAAAAATGTGATTAAATTCCCTTGTTTAATTGCAGAGGTTCTCTCTCCAGAAACCGAGGGATTTGACCGAGGCCAAAAATTTCAAAACTATCGACAAATTTCTACCTTACGCGAGTATGTTCTAGTGAGCGCAAACCAAAAGATGGTTGAGTGTTTCCGCTTGAATGAAAAAGGGTTATGGGAACTTTCAACTTATGGAGAAAGGGATGAAATAGAACTAGCAAGTCTGGATTTTCGGGTTCCCTTAGAATTGATTTATGAAGAGGTTGTATTTAGCGAAAACTAA
- a CDS encoding Uma2 family endonuclease, which yields MSVLPQTSVSKIKITWPKLPEDFVLPDDPVDDIDHPLLADTLRQSLTPELCQDALISSNFALCAGINNRPICKAPDWMYIRPVAPWSSPEPRRSYTPHTEGPIPLIVMEFLSDTYGEEYSMEVQKRIGKWYFYEQIIKVPIYAIFHPTTALLELYALESNRYQRQMPDANGFYWIPGLELFLGVWQGIRDNRTGNWLRWWNAESELLRWPEEREETERQRAETERQRAETEHQRAETERQRAETKRQRAEKLAQRLRELGVDPDS from the coding sequence ATGTCTGTTCTACCTCAAACCTCAGTTTCTAAGATAAAAATTACCTGGCCTAAACTCCCCGAAGACTTTGTACTCCCAGACGATCCAGTAGATGATATAGACCATCCTTTATTAGCGGATACTTTGCGTCAATCTTTAACCCCGGAGTTATGCCAAGATGCCTTAATTTCGTCCAACTTTGCATTGTGTGCTGGCATTAATAACCGTCCCATCTGCAAGGCCCCCGATTGGATGTACATCCGTCCCGTTGCACCTTGGTCCAGTCCCGAACCCCGTCGCAGCTACACTCCCCATACAGAAGGACCCATTCCACTCATTGTCATGGAATTCCTATCGGATACTTACGGGGAAGAATACTCAATGGAAGTTCAAAAGCGCATCGGCAAATGGTACTTTTATGAACAAATTATTAAAGTACCCATTTATGCAATATTTCATCCTACGACTGCTCTTTTAGAACTATACGCTTTAGAATCCAACCGATATCAAAGGCAGATGCCCGATGCTAACGGTTTCTATTGGATTCCCGGACTAGAGCTATTTTTAGGAGTCTGGCAGGGAATCCGTGACAACCGCACAGGCAATTGGTTGCGCTGGTGGAATGCTGAGAGTGAACTCCTGCGATGGCCCGAGGAACGGGAGGAAACTGAACGCCAACGGGCTGAAACTGAACGCCAACGGGCCGAAACTGAACACCAACGGGCCGAAACTGAACGCCAACGGGCCGAAACTAAACGCCAACGGGCTGAAAAACTAGCGCAACGGTTGCGTGAGTTGGGTGTAGATCCGGATAGTTAA
- the apcA gene encoding allophycocyanin subunit alpha: MSIVTKSIVNADAEARYLSPGELDRIKSFVTTGERRVRIAQIMSESRERIVKQAGDQLFQKRPDVVSPGGNAYGEEMTATCLRDLDYYLRLISYGIVAGDVTPIEEIGIVGVREMYKSLGTPIEGVAEGIRAMKNVAASLLSSEDAAEAGSYFDYVIGAMQ, translated from the coding sequence ATGAGTATCGTCACGAAGTCCATCGTGAATGCTGATGCTGAGGCTCGTTACCTGAGCCCGGGCGAATTAGATCGGATCAAGTCTTTCGTCACCACTGGTGAGCGCCGCGTTCGCATCGCCCAAATCATGAGCGAATCCCGCGAGCGTATCGTCAAGCAAGCTGGCGATCAACTGTTCCAGAAGCGTCCTGACGTAGTTTCTCCCGGTGGCAACGCCTACGGTGAAGAAATGACCGCCACCTGCCTGCGCGACTTGGACTACTACCTGCGTCTGATCAGCTACGGCATCGTTGCTGGCGACGTCACCCCGATTGAAGAAATCGGAATTGTTGGTGTTCGTGAAATGTACAAATCTCTCGGCACCCCGATTGAAGGCGTTGCAGAAGGCATCCGTGCCATGAAGAACGTAGCTGCTTCCTTGCTGTCTTCTGAAGATGCAGCCGAAGCTGGCTCCTACTTCGACTACGTTATCGGTGCGATGCAGTAG
- a CDS encoding bifunctional metallophosphatase/5'-nucleotidase has translation MKCLQIWKTCSVVLSGFSIFLVTPVLAEIVNLNLLHLNDINEITPPQNENVRGGLARVATLRQQLLRENPHTFTLLAGDLLSPSGLGNAQIEGQAIAGEQMVAVMNTLGLDYATFGNHEFDLSKEQFYARLQESNFQWISTNVSTESGEPFEQVPRSIIFEIVSEQGAVVRVGLIGLTLDLNRRNYVTYADPIQSAKTQVQQLQGQVDILVAITHLSLAEDKQLAESIPEIDLILGGHEHENIQVWRGPNLTPIFKSDANARTVYVHRLSYDTTTQQINIVSELIPITQAIPEDLTVTEIINQWLDKGYQAFRDNGFNPDQVIATLTQSLDGLDSRIRHQPTNLTTLLTQFLLNEVENADLAILNSGAIRIDDVIEPGPITQYDILRLLPFPGLVMAVEMKGSLLEQVLHQGTENKGTGGYLQIANVNRDIHNNWMIADRPLDPNQTYTVVLPQFLVQGREQNLDFLTCEHRDIHCGEELRDIRLIVIDQWKKLSSVTFNPPSRRSPLKKWLSLTGFNSYPTDSNPK, from the coding sequence ATGAAATGCCTACAGATTTGGAAAACTTGCAGTGTCGTTTTATCCGGATTCAGCATCTTTCTCGTGACTCCCGTTCTCGCTGAAATTGTTAACCTTAACTTGTTGCATCTCAATGACATCAATGAAATCACCCCACCTCAGAATGAAAATGTACGGGGTGGATTGGCACGAGTGGCGACATTGAGACAACAATTACTAAGGGAAAATCCCCATACTTTTACCCTGTTAGCGGGAGATTTATTGAGTCCTTCTGGACTCGGAAATGCTCAAATCGAAGGACAGGCGATCGCCGGTGAGCAAATGGTCGCCGTGATGAATACCCTTGGACTCGACTATGCCACCTTTGGTAATCACGAATTTGACCTCAGCAAAGAACAATTTTATGCTCGCTTGCAAGAGTCTAATTTCCAGTGGATTTCCACCAATGTTTCCACTGAATCTGGAGAACCCTTTGAGCAAGTTCCTCGGTCTATCATCTTTGAAATAGTGAGTGAACAAGGTGCAGTAGTTAGAGTGGGATTAATCGGGTTAACCCTAGATTTAAACCGGAGAAATTATGTAACCTATGCAGACCCCATCCAATCCGCCAAAACTCAAGTTCAGCAACTGCAAGGTCAAGTCGATATTCTGGTGGCAATTACCCATCTTTCCCTAGCAGAGGATAAACAATTAGCCGAATCCATCCCAGAAATTGACTTAATTCTTGGGGGTCATGAACATGAAAATATTCAGGTCTGGCGCGGTCCTAATCTTACCCCAATTTTTAAGTCCGATGCCAATGCTCGAACCGTCTATGTCCACCGTTTAAGCTATGATACGACCACGCAACAGATCAATATTGTTTCCGAATTAATCCCCATTACTCAAGCCATTCCTGAAGATTTAACTGTCACAGAAATCATTAATCAATGGCTAGACAAAGGATATCAAGCCTTTCGAGACAATGGATTCAATCCCGATCAAGTGATTGCCACCCTCACCCAATCCCTGGATGGATTAGATAGTCGCATTCGCCATCAACCCACTAACTTGACAACCTTACTCACTCAATTTCTGTTAAATGAAGTAGAGAATGCTGATTTAGCCATTTTGAATAGTGGCGCAATTCGGATTGATGACGTGATTGAACCGGGTCCGATTACCCAATATGATATCCTCCGACTTTTGCCCTTTCCGGGTCTGGTGATGGCAGTTGAGATGAAAGGGAGTCTGCTAGAACAAGTTTTGCACCAAGGAACAGAGAATAAAGGGACTGGCGGTTATTTGCAAATAGCGAATGTTAATCGGGATATCCATAATAATTGGATGATAGCCGATCGCCCCTTAGACCCCAATCAGACTTACACCGTTGTTCTCCCACAATTTTTAGTCCAAGGCAGAGAACAAAACTTAGATTTTTTAACCTGTGAACACCGGGATATTCACTGTGGAGAAGAACTCAGAGATATCCGGTTGATTGTGATTGACCAATGGAAAAAACTCTCTTCAGTGACGTTTAATCCTCCATCAAGGCGATCGCCTTTAAAAAAATGGCTCTCCTTGACCGGATTTAACTCATACCCCACAGATTCTAATCCCAAATAA
- the queF gene encoding preQ(1) synthase, giving the protein MQSDVSPTATPTDETPQVKYGEREIEEGQLITFPNPRVGRRYDIHITLPEFTCKCPFSGYPDFATIYLSYIPNERVVELKAIKLYINSYRDRYISHEESINQILDDFVAACDPLEATIKGDFHPRGNVHTVIEVRHTKPQT; this is encoded by the coding sequence ATGCAGTCCGATGTATCGCCAACCGCCACCCCTACCGATGAAACCCCACAGGTCAAATATGGGGAACGGGAAATCGAAGAGGGACAGTTAATTACCTTTCCCAATCCCCGAGTCGGCAGACGCTATGACATTCACATCACCTTACCGGAATTTACCTGTAAATGTCCCTTTTCCGGCTACCCAGATTTTGCAACTATTTACCTGAGTTACATTCCTAATGAACGGGTGGTGGAACTCAAAGCGATCAAACTCTATATCAACAGTTACCGCGATCGCTACATTTCCCACGAAGAATCCATCAATCAAATCCTCGATGACTTCGTAGCCGCCTGCGACCCCCTAGAAGCCACCATCAAAGGCGACTTTCATCCCCGAGGAAACGTCCACACCGTCATCGAAGTTCGCCATACCAAACCTCAGACTTAA
- a CDS encoding cytochrome c biogenesis protein produces the protein MTNNTQNLSSWLSVPKRFFRQELLPFLGDLRLAIALLLAIAAFSISGTVIEQGQSPAFYQSNYPESPALFGFLTWKVIQVVGLDHVYRTWWFLALLVLFGSSLTACTFTHQFPALKAARRWKFYKTPRQFEKLALSAQVDDANLNQLEQLLQKRRYLVFREGNTLYARKGLMGKIGPILVHASMLIILAGSILGAMTGFMAQEIIPSGETFQVQNIIDAGPFSMSQVPKDWAVHVNRFWIDYKSDGTIDQFYSDLSVIDREGQERDRQTIHVNKPLRYRGVTMYQTDWGVAAVQVQLNNSPIFQLPMALLNTGGGARLWGTWIPTKPDLSEGVSLLAKDLQGTLLLYDMEGKLMTSLRPGMETPVNGVTLKIKKVIGSTGLQIKADPGIPMVYLGFGLLMLGVMMSYVSHSQVWALEENEELYVGGKTNRAQVTFEREVIDILDSLEEKPSPDELAIASGSLAGQN, from the coding sequence ATGACAAATAACACTCAAAATTTAAGCAGTTGGTTGTCGGTTCCCAAGCGGTTTTTTAGGCAGGAACTGTTACCGTTTTTGGGAGATTTACGGTTGGCGATCGCCCTCTTATTAGCCATCGCCGCATTTAGTATCTCCGGGACTGTAATTGAGCAGGGGCAATCTCCGGCTTTTTATCAATCCAATTATCCCGAATCTCCGGCTCTTTTTGGCTTCTTGACTTGGAAGGTAATTCAAGTTGTGGGGTTGGATCATGTTTATCGGACTTGGTGGTTTTTAGCTTTATTGGTGTTGTTTGGGTCGAGTTTAACCGCTTGCACGTTTACCCATCAATTCCCGGCTTTAAAGGCGGCACGGCGTTGGAAATTTTATAAAACGCCTCGACAATTTGAAAAGTTGGCGCTGAGTGCTCAAGTGGATGATGCGAATCTGAATCAGTTAGAACAACTGTTACAAAAACGGCGGTATTTAGTCTTTCGGGAAGGGAATACCTTGTATGCCCGAAAAGGGTTAATGGGAAAAATTGGCCCGATTCTGGTTCATGCCAGTATGTTGATTATTCTGGCGGGTTCGATTTTGGGTGCGATGACGGGTTTTATGGCTCAGGAAATTATTCCGAGTGGGGAAACCTTTCAGGTGCAAAATATTATTGATGCTGGTCCGTTTTCTATGTCCCAAGTTCCTAAAGATTGGGCAGTTCATGTGAATCGGTTCTGGATTGATTACAAGTCGGATGGGACGATTGACCAGTTTTATTCGGATTTGTCGGTGATTGATAGGGAGGGTCAGGAACGCGATCGCCAGACAATTCATGTGAACAAACCCTTGCGGTATCGTGGGGTGACGATGTATCAAACGGATTGGGGAGTGGCAGCGGTTCAGGTTCAGTTGAATAATAGTCCAATTTTTCAACTGCCGATGGCGCTATTAAATACCGGGGGTGGTGCGCGGTTATGGGGAACTTGGATTCCGACTAAACCGGATTTGAGTGAAGGTGTTTCCCTGTTAGCAAAGGATTTACAGGGAACGCTCTTACTCTACGATATGGAAGGGAAATTAATGACAAGTCTGCGTCCCGGGATGGAAACTCCAGTGAATGGGGTGACGCTGAAGATTAAGAAGGTGATTGGCAGTACGGGGTTACAAATTAAAGCTGACCCGGGTATTCCGATGGTTTATTTAGGGTTTGGTTTGTTAATGTTGGGGGTGATGATGAGTTATGTTTCTCATTCCCAGGTTTGGGCGTTAGAAGAGAATGAGGAATTGTATGTGGGTGGAAAAACGAATCGTGCTCAAGTGACGTTTGAGCGAGAAGTGATTGACATTTTGGATAGTTTAGAGGAGAAACCGAGTCCCGATGAGTTGGCGATCGCCTCGGGTTCTTTGGCGGGTCAAAATTAA
- a CDS encoding cytochrome c biogenesis protein CcdA → MIDSVQTSLYHLQQLADGLVSSQLSHLSWVSVLIIFVAGLLTSLTPCMLSMLPITIGYIGGYEAQSRIQAAAQSTWFALGLATTLAALGIVAAYLGQVYGQVGIGLPILVSVIAILMGLNLLDALPLRLPSLDGMELIPKDVPDGVRSYLLGLTFGLVASPCSTPVLATLLAWIASTQDVMLGGALLLAYTAGYVAPLILAGTFTATIKKLLEVRRWSGWITPVSGALLVGFGVFSLLFRLLPVV, encoded by the coding sequence ATGATTGATTCTGTGCAAACTTCTCTGTACCACCTGCAACAACTCGCTGATGGTCTCGTTTCTAGCCAATTGAGTCACCTCTCCTGGGTGAGTGTGTTGATTATTTTTGTGGCGGGGTTGCTGACTAGCTTGACCCCTTGTATGTTGTCGATGCTGCCGATTACGATTGGCTATATTGGCGGGTATGAGGCCCAAAGTCGGATTCAGGCTGCGGCGCAGTCTACTTGGTTTGCTTTGGGTTTGGCTACTACCCTCGCTGCATTGGGTATTGTGGCGGCTTATCTGGGTCAGGTTTATGGTCAGGTGGGGATTGGTTTGCCGATTCTGGTGAGCGTAATTGCGATTTTGATGGGGCTCAATCTTCTGGATGCGTTACCGTTGCGTTTGCCTTCTTTGGATGGGATGGAGTTGATCCCCAAGGATGTGCCGGATGGGGTGCGGTCCTATTTGTTGGGACTGACGTTTGGGTTGGTGGCTTCTCCTTGTAGTACCCCGGTTTTGGCAACGTTATTGGCTTGGATTGCTAGTACCCAAGATGTCATGTTGGGAGGGGCTTTATTACTGGCTTATACGGCAGGTTATGTGGCTCCTTTGATTTTGGCGGGTACGTTTACGGCTACGATTAAAAAGTTGCTGGAAGTGCGTCGTTGGTCCGGTTGGATTACGCCGGTTAGTGGTGCGCTTTTAGTCGGATTTGGGGTGTTTTCCCTATTATTTCGACTCCTTCCGGTGGTGTAG